One window of the Natronomonas marina genome contains the following:
- a CDS encoding DsrE family protein → MTKAAIVILAGTDGHENLGRLVNGLETAREFVEAGDDVEVIFDGAGTQWVERLEDPDSDQHDLYAAVRDDVGVCDYCSGAFGVEEAVDDAGVVTLDEHGGHPSIRSLVEDGYEVITY, encoded by the coding sequence ATGACGAAAGCTGCAATCGTAATCCTGGCAGGAACCGACGGCCACGAGAACCTCGGTCGACTCGTCAACGGTCTCGAGACGGCCCGGGAGTTCGTCGAGGCGGGCGACGACGTCGAGGTAATCTTCGACGGCGCGGGCACCCAGTGGGTCGAACGGCTGGAGGACCCCGACAGCGACCAGCACGACCTCTACGCGGCGGTGAGAGACGATGTCGGCGTCTGTGACTACTGTTCCGGCGCCTTCGGCGTCGAGGAGGCGGTCGACGACGCCGGAGTCGTCACGCTCGACGAACACGGTGGCCACCCCAGCATCCGGTCGCTCGTCGAAGACGGCTACGAGGTCATCACGTACTGA
- a CDS encoding dihydrolipoyl dehydrogenase, with amino-acid sequence MEEYDFLVVGSGSGLDVANAAVNREKSVAIVEKGPLGGTCLNRGCIPSKMLLYHAEVLETVERADEFGIHATVEDVEFADIVREVNEEVSADADSIRRGLQSSPKHDLYEGEARFVDDRTVEVSGGADDGARVRGETVLVAAGTRPAVPDIDGIGSVDYLTSTEALQLTEPPEHLLVVGGGYIAAELAHFFGTFGSDVTIVGRRPDLLPEADDEVAAAFTDRYAERFDVYTGYEAVAAEQSGDTVTVEARPYAEAGSVRTPAGGGDIEAADRVEVTGDTLLLAAGRVPNTDTLNVAAAGVETDAQGFVETDEYLRTTTDGVWALGDIVGEYLLKHSANHEARAVVRNCFGDEMEPVDYSAMPFAVFASPEVAGVGARESELRADGVQYATRTYPYEETARGSAMKVEGFVKVIVDLDGGILGCHIVGPDASTLIEEVVVAMTAGSGTVRDIRASIHVHPALSEVVQRAFAGRFSRPDDHDHHH; translated from the coding sequence TCGTCGTCGGTTCGGGGTCGGGACTGGACGTGGCGAACGCGGCGGTCAACCGCGAGAAATCCGTCGCCATCGTCGAGAAGGGCCCGCTCGGCGGCACCTGCCTGAACCGCGGCTGTATCCCCTCGAAGATGCTCCTGTACCACGCCGAGGTGCTGGAGACCGTCGAGCGCGCCGACGAGTTCGGCATCCACGCGACGGTCGAGGACGTCGAGTTCGCCGACATCGTCCGGGAGGTCAACGAGGAGGTCTCGGCCGACGCCGACTCCATCCGCCGGGGGCTGCAGTCGTCACCGAAACACGACCTCTACGAGGGGGAGGCCCGCTTCGTCGACGACCGGACCGTCGAGGTGTCGGGCGGGGCCGACGACGGCGCCCGGGTTCGCGGCGAGACCGTCCTCGTCGCGGCCGGCACGCGCCCGGCCGTCCCCGACATCGACGGCATCGGGTCGGTCGACTACCTGACGAGCACGGAGGCCCTGCAACTGACTGAACCGCCGGAGCACCTCCTCGTCGTCGGCGGCGGCTACATCGCGGCCGAACTCGCGCACTTCTTCGGCACCTTCGGCAGCGACGTCACCATCGTCGGGCGCCGGCCGGACCTGCTGCCGGAGGCCGACGACGAGGTCGCGGCGGCCTTCACCGACCGCTACGCCGAGCGGTTCGACGTGTATACGGGCTACGAGGCGGTCGCCGCCGAGCAGTCCGGCGACACCGTGACCGTCGAGGCCCGCCCCTACGCCGAGGCCGGGAGCGTCCGGACGCCCGCCGGCGGGGGCGACATCGAGGCGGCCGACCGCGTCGAGGTCACCGGCGATACGTTGCTCCTGGCGGCCGGGCGCGTGCCCAACACCGACACGTTGAACGTGGCAGCGGCGGGCGTCGAGACGGACGCCCAGGGGTTCGTCGAGACCGACGAGTACCTCCGGACCACCACCGACGGCGTCTGGGCGCTCGGCGACATCGTCGGCGAGTACCTGCTGAAACACAGCGCCAACCACGAGGCCCGTGCGGTCGTCCGGAATTGCTTCGGCGACGAGATGGAACCGGTCGACTACTCGGCGATGCCCTTTGCGGTCTTCGCCTCCCCGGAGGTCGCCGGCGTCGGCGCCCGAGAGTCCGAGTTGCGGGCCGACGGCGTCCAGTACGCCACCCGGACGTACCCCTACGAGGAGACCGCCCGCGGCAGCGCGATGAAGGTCGAGGGGTTCGTCAAGGTCATCGTCGACCTCGATGGCGGGATCCTCGGCTGTCACATCGTCGGACCCGACGCCTCGACCCTGATCGAGGAGGTCGTCGTCGCCATGACGGCCGGGTCGGGCACCGTCCGGGACATCCGGGCGTCGATACACGTCCACCCGGCGCTGTCGGAGGTCGTCCAGCGGGCCTTCGCCGGTCGGTTCAGCCGGCCCGACGACCACGACCACCACCACTGA